In Cicer arietinum cultivar CDC Frontier isolate Library 1 chromosome 1, Cicar.CDCFrontier_v2.0, whole genome shotgun sequence, one DNA window encodes the following:
- the LOC101502160 gene encoding uncharacterized protein: MDLTKLNAAQLTLYGSAFCVMLSMHFTLQLLSQHLFYWKNPKEQRAIVIIILMAPIYAIVSFVGLLDVRGSKEFFTLLESVKECYEALVIAKFLSLMYSYLKISISKNIVPDEIKGREIHHSFPMTLFQPHSVRLNHHNLKLLKYWTWQFVVIRPVCSILIISLQLLGLYPNWLSWVFTIILNVSVSLALYSLVIFYHVFAKELAPHKPLAKFLCIKGIVFFCFWQGMVLDILVAAGVIKSRHLKLDVEHIEEAMQNILVCIEMVVFSVLQQYAYHASPYSGEVEKMLKQNKKNE; the protein is encoded by the exons atGGATCTAACTAAATTAAATGCTGCACAGCTTACTCTGTATGGATCTGCATTTTGTGTCATGCTTTCTATGCATTTCACTTTGCAGTTACTTTCTCAGCATCTCTTCTATTGGAAGAACCCAAAAGAACAAAGGGCTATTGTTATTATAATCCTCATGGCTCCTATCTATGCTATTGTTTCATTTGTTGGTCTATTGGATGTTAGAGGAAGTAAAGAGTTTTTCACTCTTTTGGAGTCTGTTAAAGAGTGCTATGAAGCTCTTGTTATTGCTAAGTTTTTGTCTTTGATGTATAGTTACTTGAAGATATCTATTAGTAAAAATATTGTTCCTGATGAAATTAAAGGAAGGGAAATTCATCACTCCTTTCCAATGACACTTTTTCAG CCTCATTCTGTTCGGCTGAACCACCATAATCTGAAGCTTCTGAAATATTGGACATGGCAGTTTGTTGTTATCCGTCCTGTGTGTTCCATTTTGATAATTTCATTACAGCTACTTGGACTCTATCCTAATTGGTTGAGCTGGGTCTTCACCATCATTCTCAATGTTTCTGTCTCCTTGGCCTTGTATTCTCTGGTGATCTTTTACCATGTGTTTGCTAAAGAATTGGCACCGCATAAACCTCTAGCGaaattcttgtgcatcaaagGAATTGTTTTCTTCTGCTTTTGGCAG GGAATGGTGCTGGACATTTTAGTAGCAGCTGGCGTCATTAAATCTCGTCATTTGAAGTTAGATGTGGAGCATATTGAGGAAGCAATGCAGAACATTTTGGTATGTATTGAGATGGTGGTCTTTTCTGTTCTTCAACAGTATGCTTATCATGCTTCACCATATAGTGGGGAAGTTGAAAAAATGCTTaaacaaaacaagaaaaatgAGTGA
- the LOC101501836 gene encoding uncharacterized protein isoform X1, protein MKAIVITRAGGPEVLQLQEVEDPQLKDHEVLIRVYATALNGADTFQRKGSYPSPIGASPYPGLECSGTIVSVGKNVSKWKVGDQVCALLAGGGYAEKVAVPEGQVLPVPPGISLKDAASFPEVACTVWSTIFMMSRLSKGETLLIHGGSSGIGTFAIQIAKYRGSRVFVTAGSEEKLAFCKSIGADVGINYKTEDFVARVKEETAGQGVDVILDVMGASYHQRNLDSLNFDGRLFIIGIQGGVSTEVDLRALLGKRLTVQGAGLRSRSPENKTVIVNEVAKNVWPAIAEGKVKPVVYKSFPLSEAAEAHRLMESSQHIGKILLLP, encoded by the exons atgAAGGCTATTGTAATAACAAGAGCAGGTGGACCTGAAGTGCTACAGCTCCAAGAGGTGGAAGATCCTCAACTCAAAGACCATGAAGTTCTCATTCGAGTCTATGCCACTGCCCTCAACGGAGCCGATACCTTTCAGAGGAAAGGCTCTTACCCTTCCCCTATAGGTGCTAGCCCTTACCCAGGTCTTGAATGTTCTGGAACTATTGTATCTGTTGGCAAAAACGTTTCCAAGTGGAAAGTTGGCGATCAG GTATGTGCTCTGCTAGCTGGAGGTGGATATGCTGAGAAAGTAGCTGTTCCTGAGGGACAAGTTCTTCCAGTCCCACCAGGGATTTCTCTGAAGGATGCTGCTAGTTTTCCTGAGGTTGCATGTACTGTATGGTCAACTATTTTTATGATGAGCCGGCTATCAAAGGGTGAAACCTTGTTG ATTCATGGAGGTTCAAGTGGAATTGGTACATTTGCAATTCAGATAGCTAAGTATCGAGGATCAAGAGTATTTGTTACTGCAG GTAGTGAGGAGAAACTAGCTTTTTGCAAGAGTATTGGAGCTGATGTTGGTATCAATTACAAAACCGAGGACTTTGTTGCAAGGGTAAAGGAAGAAACTGCTGGTCAAG GTGTCGATGTTATTCTTGATGTTATGGGTGCATCCTACCATCAAAGAAATCTTGATAGCTTAAACTTTGATGGAAGGCTTTTTATTATCGGCATTCAAGGTGGTGTTTCTACCGAGGTAGATCTTCGTGCTTTACTTGGCAAGCGTCTCACCGTACAAG GTGCAGGCTTGCGTAGTAGAAGTCCTGAAAATAAAACTGTGATAGTTAATGAAGTGGCGAAGAATGTTTGGCCTGCAATTGCGGAAGGAAAGGTTAAGCCTGTGGTCTACAAATCTTTCCCTCTTTCTGAAGCTGCGGAGGCTCACCGGCTTATGGAAAGCAGTCAGCATATTGGGAAGATATTGCTTCTTCCATGA
- the LOC101501836 gene encoding uncharacterized protein isoform X2: MKAIVITRAGGPEVLQLQEVEDPQLKDHEVLIRVYATALNGADTFQRKGSYPSPIGASPYPGLECSGTIVSVGKNVSKWKVGDQVCALLAGGGYAEKVAVPEGQVLPVPPGISLKDAASFPEVACTVWSTIFMMSRLSKGETLLIHGGSSGIGTFAIQIAKYRGSRVFVTAGSEEKLAFCKSIGADVGINYKTEDFVARVKEETAGQGVDVILDVMGASYHQRNLDSLNFDGRLFIIGIQGGVSTEVDLRALLGKRLTVQVQVQACVVEVLKIKL, from the exons atgAAGGCTATTGTAATAACAAGAGCAGGTGGACCTGAAGTGCTACAGCTCCAAGAGGTGGAAGATCCTCAACTCAAAGACCATGAAGTTCTCATTCGAGTCTATGCCACTGCCCTCAACGGAGCCGATACCTTTCAGAGGAAAGGCTCTTACCCTTCCCCTATAGGTGCTAGCCCTTACCCAGGTCTTGAATGTTCTGGAACTATTGTATCTGTTGGCAAAAACGTTTCCAAGTGGAAAGTTGGCGATCAG GTATGTGCTCTGCTAGCTGGAGGTGGATATGCTGAGAAAGTAGCTGTTCCTGAGGGACAAGTTCTTCCAGTCCCACCAGGGATTTCTCTGAAGGATGCTGCTAGTTTTCCTGAGGTTGCATGTACTGTATGGTCAACTATTTTTATGATGAGCCGGCTATCAAAGGGTGAAACCTTGTTG ATTCATGGAGGTTCAAGTGGAATTGGTACATTTGCAATTCAGATAGCTAAGTATCGAGGATCAAGAGTATTTGTTACTGCAG GTAGTGAGGAGAAACTAGCTTTTTGCAAGAGTATTGGAGCTGATGTTGGTATCAATTACAAAACCGAGGACTTTGTTGCAAGGGTAAAGGAAGAAACTGCTGGTCAAG GTGTCGATGTTATTCTTGATGTTATGGGTGCATCCTACCATCAAAGAAATCTTGATAGCTTAAACTTTGATGGAAGGCTTTTTATTATCGGCATTCAAGGTGGTGTTTCTACCGAGGTAGATCTTCGTGCTTTACTTGGCAAGCGTCTCACCGTACAAG TGCAGGTGCAGGCTTGCGTAGTAGAAGTCCTGAAAATAAAACTGTGA
- the LOC101501521 gene encoding uncharacterized protein, whose translation MKAIVITTPGGPEVLQLQEVEDPQLRDDEVLIRVHATALNRADTLQRKGSYPPPKGASPYPGLECSGTIESLGKNVSKWKIGDQVCALLAGGGYAEKVAVPEGQVLPVPPGVSLKDATSFPEVACTVWSTIFMMSRLSHGETLLIHGGSSGIGTFAIQIAKYRGSRVFVTAGSEEKLAFCKSIGADVGINYKTEDFVARVKEETGGQGVDVILDCMGASYYQRNLDSLNFDGRLFIIGFQGGVSTEVDLRALLGKRLTVQGAGLRSRSPENKALIVDEVAKNVWPAIAEGKVKPVVYKSFPLSEAAEAHRLMESSQHIGKILLLP comes from the exons atgaaAGCTATTGTAATAACGACACCAGGTGGACCTGAAGTGTTACAACTGCAAGAGGTTGAAGACCCTCAACTCAGAGACGATGAAGTTCTCATCCGAGTCCATGCTACTGCCCTTAACAGAGCCGATACCCTTCAGAGGAAAGGCTCTTACCCTCCCCCTAAAGGTGCTAGCCCTTACCCAGGTCTTGAATGTTCTGGAACTATTGAATCCCTTGGTAAAAACGTTTCCAAGTGGAAAATTGGCGATCAG GTATGTGCTCTTCTAGCTGGAGGTGGATATGCTGAGAAAGTAGCTGTTCCTGAGGGACAAGTTCTTCCAGTTCCACCAGGGGTTTCTCTGAAGGATGCTACTAGTTTTCCTGAGGTTGCATGTACTGTATGGTCAACTATTTTTATGATGAGCCGGTTATCTCATGGGGAAACCTTGTTG ATTCATGGAGGTTCAAGTGGAATTGGTACATTTGCAATTCAGATAGCTAAGTACCGAGGATCAAGAGTATTTGTTACCGCAG GTAGTGAGGAGAAACTAGCTTTTTGCAAGAGTATTGGAGCTGATGTTGGTATCAATTACAAAACCGAGGACTTTGTTGCAAGAGTAAAGGAAGAAACTGGTGGTCAAG GTGTTGATGTTATTCTTGATTGTATGGGAGCATCGTACTATCAAAGAAATCTTGATAGCTTAAATTTTGATGGAAGGCTTTTTATTATTGGCTTTCAAGGGGGTGTTTCTACCGAGGTAGATCTACGTGCTTTACTTGGCAAGCGTCTCACTGTACAAG GGGCTGGCTTGCGTAGTAGAAGTCCAGAAAATAAAGCTTTGATCGTTGATGAAGTGGCGAAGAATGTTTGGCCTGCAATTGCGGAAGGAAAGGTTAAGCCTGTGGTCTACAAATCTTTCCCTCTTTCTGAAGCTGCAGAGGCTCACCGGCTTATGGAGAGCAGTCAGCATATTGGGAAGATATTGCTTCTGCCATGA
- the LOC101502477 gene encoding large ribosomal subunit protein uL24z encodes MKFNPRVSSSRRKSRKAHFTAPSSVRRVLMSAPLSSDLRSKYNVRSMPVRKDDEVQVVRGTYKGREGKVTQVYRRKWVIHIERITREKVNGSTVNVGVNPSKVVITKLRLDKDRKSLLDRKAKGRAAADKEKGTKFAPEDIMQTID; translated from the coding sequence atgaaGTTCAACCCGCGAGTGTCAAGCAGCCGCCGCAAGAGCCGCAAGGCTCACTTCACGGCGCCATCAAGCGTCCGCCGTGTTCTCATGAGCGCACCTCTCTCATCTGACCTCCGATCCAAATACAATGTCCGCTCCATGCCAGTCAGGAAGGACGATGAAGTTCAGGTTGTTCGTGGGACCTACAAAGGCCGTGAAGGTAAGGTTACCCAGGTCTACCGTCGCAAGTGGGTGATTCACATCGAACGTATCACTCGTGAGAAAGTTAACGGTTCCACCGTTAACGTCGGTGTTAACCCTTCCAAGGTTGTTATCACTAAGCTCAGACTCGATAAGGATCGTAAGTCGCTTCTTGATCGTAAGGCTAAGGGACGCGCTGCTGCTGATAAGGAGAAGGGAACCAAGTTCGCTCCTGAGGATATTATGCAGACCATTGATTAG
- the LOC101502780 gene encoding endonuclease 1, which yields MATFKVLQLSLPLGFLLFLSSVFITVPGVIAWSKEGHEMTCQIAQALLKPEASEAVQQLLPPYVNGNLSALCVWPDQIRHWYKYRWTSPLHFIDTPDDKCGFQYSRDCHEDMCVAGAIKNFTSQLSHYKEGTSDRRYNMTEALLFLAHFTGDIHQPMHVGFTSDKGGNSIDLRWYRHKSNLHHVWDREIILTSLSDYYDKDVTLLLQDIEKNYTNGIWSDDVASWENCNDISRCVNNWAKESIQIACKWGYQGVESGMTLAEEYFDSRMPYVMKRIAQGGIRLAMILNQVFGDSDEGFVAPT from the exons ATGGCAACATTTAAAGTTTTGCAGTTGTCTCTTCCATTAGGATTTCTCTTGTTCTTAAGTTCTGTTTTCATCACAGTACCTGGTGTCATTGCTTGGAGcaaagagggtcatgagatgaCATGTCAAATTGCACAG GCACTTTTAAAGCCTGAGGCATCAGAAGCAGTTCAGCAGTTGCTACCTCCCTATGTGAATGGTAACTTATCAGCTCTATGTGTATGGCCTGATCAAATTAGGCACTGGTACAAATATAGATGGACAAGTCCACTTCATTTCATTGACACACCAGATGATAAATGTGGTTTTCAATATTCAA GGGACTGCCATGAGGATATGTGTGTTGCAGGAGCTATTAAAAATTTTACTTCTCAACTTTCTCATTACAAAGAAGGAACATCTGATCGTAGAT ATAATATGACTGAGGCATTATTGTTCTTGGCGCACTTCACAGGTGATATTCACCAG CCAATGCACGTTGGATTCACCTCAGATAAAGGTGGAAACTCAATAGATCTACGCTGGTATAGGCACAAATCTAATCTGCATCAT GTGTGGGACAGAGAAATTATTCTCACATCATTATCAGATTACTATGACAAAGATGTGACACTCCTTCTCCAAGACATTGAGAAGAACTATACCAAT GGAATCTGGTCAGATGATGTGGCTTCTTGGGAAAATTGCAATGATATATCTCGTTGTGTAAACAA TTGGGCAAAAGAGAGCATACAAATAGCTTGCAAATGGGGTTATCAAGGAGTTGAATCTGGAATGACATTGGCAG AAGAGTACTTCGATTCAAGGATGCCATATGTGATGAAACGAATTGCTCAGGGCGGAATTCGTTTAGCCATGATTCTGAATCAAGTATTTGGAGACTCAGATGAAGGATTTGTAGCTCCAACTTAA
- the LOC101503100 gene encoding lysine histidine transporter-like 8 yields the protein MEERPETELISIPATPRVSTPEILTPSGQRSPRQGSKEAKSSNAWTPTSFISPRFLSPIGTPMKRVLINMKGYLEEVGHLTKLNPQDAWLPITESRNGNAHYSTFHNLNAGVGFQALVLPVAFAYLGWSWGIISLTVAYCWQLYTLWILVQLHEAVPGKRYNRYVELAQAAFGERLGVWLALFPTVYLSAGTATALILIGGETMKLFFQIVCGPTCTSNPLTTVEWYLVFTSLSIVLSQLPNLNSIAGLSLVGAVTAITYSTMVWVLSVSQQRPPSISYEPLSLASPSSSLFLALNALGIVAFSFRGHNLVLEIQATMPSTFKHPARVPMWKGAKVAYFFIAMCLFPIAIGGFWAYGNQMPSGGILTALYAFHSHDISRGILALTFLLVVFSCLSSFQIYSMPAFDSFEAGYTSRTNRPCSIWVRSGFRVFFGFVSFFIGVALPFLSSLAGLLGGLTLPVTFAYPCFMWVLIKQPTKYSFSWYFNWILGWLGVAFSLAFSIGGIWSMVNDGLKLKFFKPN from the exons ATGGAGGAGAGACCAGAGACAGAACTGATATCAATACCAGCAACACCAAGAGTGTCAACACCAGAGATACTGACACCATCAGGGCAAAGATCACCAAGACAAGGATCAAAAGAAGCTAAATCATCAAATGCATGGACTCCAACATCTTTCATATCACCAAGGTTTTTGAGTCCAATAGGGACACCAATGAAAAGGGTTCTCATAAACATGAAGGGTTACTTGGAGGAAGTTGGTCACCTTACAAAGCTCAACCCTCAAGATGCATGGCTTCCTATAACTGAGTCTCGCAATGGAAATGCTCACTACTCTACTTTTCATAACCTTAATGCTGGTGTTGGATTCCAAGCCCTTGTTTTGCCTGTTGCTTTTGCTTATCTTGGATG GAGTTGGGGAATTATTTCCTTAACTGTGGCATACTGTTGGCAACTTTACACCTTATGGATTTTGGTTCAGCTGCATGAAGCAGTTCCAGGTAAAAGGTACAACAGATATGTGGAGCTAGCACAAGCAGCGTTTG GGGAAAGATTAGGCGTATGGCTTGCACTTTTCCCAACTGTTTATTTATCAGC AGGAACTGCCACAGCTTTGATTCTCATTGGAGGAGAAACCATGAAACTGTTCTTCCAAATAGTTTGCGGTCCAACATGTACCTCAAATCCATTAACCACAGTGGAATGGTACCTTGTTTTCACTTCTCTATCCATTGTCCTTTCTCAACTTCCAAACCTCAATTCAATTGCAGGACTCTCACTAGTAGGTGCTGTTACAGCCATTACTTATTCCACCATGGTTTGGGTACTTTCTGTGAGCCAACAAAGGCCACCTTCTATCTCTTATGAACCCTTATCGCTTGCATCGCCTTCTTCTTCGTTATTTCTCGCCTTGAATGCGCTTGGAATTGTAGCCTTTTCTTTCAGAGGACATAATTTGGTTCTTGAAATTCAG GCCACAATGCCTTCAACATTTAAGCACCCGGCTCGCGTGCCAATGTGGAAAGGAGCCAAGGTTGCTTATTTCTTCATTGCAATGTGCCTATTCCCTATTGCCATTGGAGGCTTCTGGGCCTATGGGAACCAA ATGCCTTCTGGAGGGATTCTGACAGCTCTATATGCATTTCACAGTCATGACATCTCAAGAGGAATTCTAGCCTTAACATTCCTTCTTGTAGTGTTCAGCTGTTTAAGCAGTTTCCAGATATACTCAATGCCAGCTTTTGACAGTTTTGAAGCTGGTTACACAAGTAGAACAAACCGGCCTTGTTCTATATGGGTTAGATCAGGTTTCAGAGTTTTCTTTGGATTTGTCTCTTTCTTCATTGGAGTTGCACTTCCTTTTCTCTCAAGTCTTGCTGGTTTGTTAGGAGGACTCACTCTTCCAGTAACTTTTGCATATCCATGTTTCATGTGGGTTCTTATTAAGCAGCCAACAAAATATAGCTTCAGTTGGTATTTTAATTGGATTCTTGGTTGGTTGGGAGTTGCTTTTAGTTTGGCTTTTTCAATTGGTGGAATTTGGAGCATGGTCAATGATGGACTCAAGTTGAAATTCTTCAAGCccaattaa